From a region of the Arachis ipaensis cultivar K30076 chromosome B09, Araip1.1, whole genome shotgun sequence genome:
- the LOC110266884 gene encoding serine/threonine-protein phosphatase 7 long form homolog, which yields MKDELDALELNKTWRLVDCPAGVKPVGCKWGNRMLTCDHPVPPDRYNERVDEHLRSTSFYHVAQIGVVQCQKTLVNALVERWHPDTHTFHLPVGECAVTLEDVAMIFGLPTDGLPVTGMTLSSFEALEAECLHQFGVTPRKLDYRGSGIKLTWLRNLKERLQLTDENSIHVYVKCHIMLLIGTIFFGDKSGASVHWKFLPLLSDFASIG from the exons ATGAAAGATGAGTTGGATGCTCTTGAGCTGAACAAAACTTGGCGTCTTGTTGATTGCCCTGCAGGGGTTAAGCCGGTTGGCTGTAAATGG GGTAACCGGATGCTGACCTGTGATCACCCTGTCCCTCCGGATCGGTACAACGAGAGGGTGGATGAGCATTTACGATCTACCAGTTTTTACCATGTCGCCCAGATTGGAGTTGTTCAATGTCAGAAAACACTGGTAAATGCTTTAGTGGAAAGGTGGCACCCGGACACTCATACCTTTCACCTTCCGGTTGGTGAATGTGCCGTGACACTGGAAGACGTGGCTATGATCTTCGGTCTTCCGACCGATGGTCTTCCAGTGACAGGTATGACTTTGAGTAGTTTTGAAGCCTTAGAGGCGGAGTGTCTGCACCAATTTGGGGTCACACCGAGAAAGTTGGATTATCGAGGAAGCGGCATAAAACTTACGTGGCTACGGAATTTAAAAGAACGGTTACAGTTGACTGATGAAAATAGTATACATGTGTACGTTAAGTGCCACATCATGTTGTTGATCGGTACGATCTTTTTTGGAGACAAGTCTGGGGCATCTGTCCACTGGAAGTTTCTGCCTCTGCTCAGTGATTTTGCTAGTATTGGATAG